Proteins from one Bombus pascuorum chromosome 15, iyBomPasc1.1, whole genome shotgun sequence genomic window:
- the LOC132914712 gene encoding uncharacterized protein LOC132914712 isoform X1 gives MARQQTADRNIPHLRDIFGFGNKWENTRLQVEEKAPGHDSAVSVGSTSGEEESPKNSKKKKSRRRDNSKTLTESDVKHLERHLSMKKTIRKKIMRDLQQAFVEDPNEFRVDDIPPEQLKAEINIQSLSFGTPSQKQGRTRGNAENTFLDMLRAGGGLEKNSGDGDRDSGHGGSPTRETPNAQDTDDESSYPYDTPVATPSKKSGNFWRRFTMKSRNKR, from the exons ATGGCAAGGCAGCAAACAGCCGACAGGAACATTCCCCATCTCCGAGACATCTTTGGATTCGGTAATAAATGGGAGAATACGCGTCTCCAAGTTGAAGAGAAGGCGCCAGGACACGACAGTGCCGTATCCGTCGGCTCAACTTCTGGTGAAGAAGAGAGTCCTAAGAAcagtaagaagaagaagtcCCGTCGTCGTGATAACAGCAAGACTTTAACAGAAAGCGACGTAAAACACCTGGAGAGACATCTATCCATGAAAAAAACCATCCGCAAGAAAATCATGCGCGATCTGCAACAGGCATTCGTCGAGGACCCGAACGAGTTCCGTGTAGACGATATACCGCCAGAACAGCTCAAGGCGGAAATCAATATTCAGAGCTTGAGTTTTGGGACACCATCGCAGAAACAGGGACGCACACGTGGCAACGCGGAGAACACGTTCCTAGACATGCTTCGTGCTGGAGGTG GTCTGGAAAAGAATTCTGGTGACGGAGACAGAGATTCTGGACACGGTGGCTCCCCCACTAGAGAAACTCCCAATGCACAAGATACGGATGACGAATCTAGTTACCCTTATGATACACCAGTTGCAACGCCATCAAAGAAAAGCGGCAACTTTTGGAGACGATTCACCATGAAGAGCCGTAACAAGCGGTAA
- the LOC132914712 gene encoding uncharacterized protein LOC132914712 isoform X2 produces MARQQTADRNIPHLRDIFGFGNKWENTRLQVEEKAPGHDSAVSVGSTSGEEESPKNSKKKKSRRRDNSKTLTESDVKHLERHLSMKKTIRKKIMRDLQQAFVEDPNEFRVDDIPPEQLKAEINIQSLSFGTPSQKQGRTRGNAENTFLDMLRAGGLEKNSGDGDRDSGHGGSPTRETPNAQDTDDESSYPYDTPVATPSKKSGNFWRRFTMKSRNKR; encoded by the exons ATGGCAAGGCAGCAAACAGCCGACAGGAACATTCCCCATCTCCGAGACATCTTTGGATTCGGTAATAAATGGGAGAATACGCGTCTCCAAGTTGAAGAGAAGGCGCCAGGACACGACAGTGCCGTATCCGTCGGCTCAACTTCTGGTGAAGAAGAGAGTCCTAAGAAcagtaagaagaagaagtcCCGTCGTCGTGATAACAGCAAGACTTTAACAGAAAGCGACGTAAAACACCTGGAGAGACATCTATCCATGAAAAAAACCATCCGCAAGAAAATCATGCGCGATCTGCAACAGGCATTCGTCGAGGACCCGAACGAGTTCCGTGTAGACGATATACCGCCAGAACAGCTCAAGGCGGAAATCAATATTCAGAGCTTGAGTTTTGGGACACCATCGCAGAAACAGGGACGCACACGTGGCAACGCGGAGAACACGTTCCTAGACATGCTTCGTGCTGGAG GTCTGGAAAAGAATTCTGGTGACGGAGACAGAGATTCTGGACACGGTGGCTCCCCCACTAGAGAAACTCCCAATGCACAAGATACGGATGACGAATCTAGTTACCCTTATGATACACCAGTTGCAACGCCATCAAAGAAAAGCGGCAACTTTTGGAGACGATTCACCATGAAGAGCCGTAACAAGCGGTAA
- the LOC132914709 gene encoding probable enoyl-CoA hydratase, mitochondrial translates to MATIRVGQILFNRGLQIGQKPQYFARNVKYYCCQAQQNYEFIKVEIAGEKKNVGLVTLNRPKALNALCDKLMTELNNAVNKLDTNDSIGAIVLTGSEKAFAAGADIKEMQNNTYSHTIRGNFLASWDAITRISKPVIAAVNGYALGGGCELAMMCDIIYAGDKAKFGQPEIIIGTIPGAGGTQRLTRVIGKSKAMEMVLTGGQITAEEAEKCGLVSKIFPAEKLVAEAIKLGEVIASHSQLIVSMAKESVNTAYETTLKEGLHFEKRMFHGTFATSDRKEGMSAFIEKRPPNFTNQ, encoded by the exons ATGGCTACTATACGTGTTGGACAAATTCTGTTCAACAGAGGATTGCAGATTGGACAAAAACCACAATATTTTGCGAGGAACGTGAAATACTATTGTT GTCAGGCCCAACAGAATTATGAATTCATCAAGGTAGAAATTGCTGGCGAAAAGAAGAACGTTGGTCTGGTCACGTTAAACAGGCCAAAAGCCTTAAACGCTCTTTGTGATAAATTGATGACTGAATTAAACAATGCTGTAAATAAATTGGATACGAACGACAGCATCGGGGCCATAGTTCTTACTGGCAGCGAAAAAGCATTTGCAGCCG GAGCTGATATCAAAGAAATGCAGAATAATACTTATTCGCACACTATTAGAGGGAACTTCCTTGCAAGCTGGGACGCAATCACGCGAATTTCGAAACCAGTGATCGCCGCCGTAAATGGATATGCT TTAGGCGGAGGTTGTGAATTGGCAATGATGTGCGATATCATCTATGCCGGAGACAAGGCAAAGTTCGGCCAACCAGAAATCATCATTGGTACCATACCAGGTGCAGGTGGTACTCAAAGATTGACTAGGGTAATTGGTAAGAGCAAAGCAATGGAAATGGTACTAACAGGAGGTCAGATCACTGCTGAAGAGGCAGAGAAGTGCG GTTTGGTTAGCAAGATCTTCCCAGCAGAAAAACTTGTTGCTGAGGCAATCAAATTGGGTGAGGTAATTGCCTCTCATTCTCAATTAATCGTCTCCATGGCGAAGGAGTCTGTTAATACTG CATATGAAACTACCTTGAAGGAAGGGCTCCActttgaaaaaagaatgttCCATGGAACATTTGCAACA agTGACAGGAAGGAAGGAATGAGTGCATTCATTGAGAAGAGACCACCCAATTTTACCAACCAGTAG
- the LOC132914495 gene encoding uncharacterized protein LOC132914495: protein MQLMIHGRSSGNVMQVPLYVVLLLIFTLREQFAEEIWEQDLSMDMQIGASTKGYDLVALRCGAEKMVVGLQTPENFSGVIYTRGSFYSRQPSCFLNPDHGGNFTMTIPFNECDTENVDNRYRNTLVLQHDDELITPGDAAFILECDFFKPRDLIVSAELSGTDKKEVRSSISLVDADPGRDKTKRSGYVESDTNEVVFVPNSVIKINDEL, encoded by the exons ATGCAACTGATGA TTCACGGACGTTCATCTGGCAACGTCATGCAAGTACCGCTATATGTCGTGCTGCTTCTTATATTCACTTTAAGAGAACAATTCGCGG AGGAAATTTGGGAGCAAGATTTGTCCATGGACATGCAAATCGGGGCTTCCACAAAAGGATATGATCTAGTCGCCTTACGCTGTGGGGCAGAAAAAATGGTAGTGGGTCTGCAAACACCGGAAAATTTTTCAGGTGTGATATACACACGAGGTAGCTTTTATTCCAGACAACCTTCGTGTTTCTTGAATCCTGATCATGGTGGAAACTTCACTATGACTATTCCCTTCAACGAGTGTGACACAGAAAAT GTTGATAACAGATATCGGAACACCTTGGTTCTTCAGCATGACGATGAGCTAATTACTCCTGGTGACGCTGCTTTTATATTGGAGTGTGACTTTTTCAAGCCTAGAGACCTCATAGTGTCAGCAGAATTATCTGGAACtgataaaaa AGAGGTAAGATCGAGTATATCTCTAGTGGACGCCGATCCAGGAAGAGATAAAACGAAGAGGTCTGGGTACGTGGAGAGCGACACCAACGAAGTTGTCTTTGTGCCTAACTCGGTCATCAAGATTAACGACGAGTTATAG